DNA from Rubripirellula lacrimiformis:
TGGCCGTCGTTATTGTTCAGGTAGCGGATGTTGAAGGTCATGACTTCGAAGGGGGCGGCCTGATTCGAATCCGCCCCGGAATTCGTCTGGGCAGGCGCAGCCGATGAAAAGACGGACAAAACCAGCAATGCGAACGCGGATAGGCGGGCAGCGGAGGAGGCGATTCGGTGGGGCACGGTCAACGAGTCCTTGAGTGGAGGTACGGGGAAGGAATTTACATTAGAATCCAGGGACGGCCCCAATGCGACACGTTGGCGTCGCATCCCGTGGACAAGTCGGGGTGCAGACCGCCGGCGGCCAATATCGGCTCGGCCAGTGGTTGTTCCATCTTTCCGGATCAACGCCCCCCCTGGTGTCGTACACGCCCCCCTTTCCTGCCCACCATTTTTCCCACCTTCCACTGATCGGCATCCATGATCATCTCCCGTTTGCGACCGACTGCGATCGCGTTTGTTTTCCTCGCCTCCCAGAGCCTGCTATCGCTCTGCGGAATCTCACACTGCGAATCGGCCACTGCGGCCGACGATAATGGCCGGTCCGGCGCATCGAAGGCGCCGGCGTCAGATCCATCGCCATCGCCGGTACGTGTTTTGGCGGTCGGGAACAGCTTCACCCAGAACGCGACTCGGTTTCTGGAGCCTCTGGCGGCCGCATCCGGGCACGATCTATCGGTGCACCGACTAACGATTGGCGGATCCTCGCTGCAACAGCACGCCGCCAAAGCGAAAGCGTTTTCGGTCGACCAAAGTGATCCACAAGGACTGTATCGCAGTGGTGCTAGTTTGCAGGAAACCTTGCAATCCGAAGACTTTGACTTCGTCACCATCCAACAAGTCAGTTTCAAGAGTCACGACATCGGAACCTATCGGCCGCACGCGAACGAGCTGGCCGACGTGATCCGCCGTTACTCGCCCGCGTCGCAGTTGTTGGTGCACCAAACTTGGGCCTATCGAAGTGACGATCCGCGTTTCAGTGGCAAGTCGCCCAAGGCTGGCGAGCCAAGCGACCAGGCCGAGATGTATCACGGTCTGACCAACGCGTACCGCACCATCACGCAAGAACTAGGTGCCAAACGGATCCCGGTGGGCGATGCGTTCTTCCTGGCTGACACCGACGAAAACTTTGGTTATCGCGAACCCGCGGATTTTCAACCCAAGTCGCTGGTTTCGCCTGCGTTGCCGGATGCAACCCATTCGCTGCATGTCGGTTGGAATTGGGGCACGGCGGACGGAAAGCCACAGCTGCGGATGGACGGGCACCACGCCAACACCGCGGGCGAATACTTGGGCGCGTGCGTCTGGTACGAATGCGTCTTGGGAGTCAGTTCAGTGGGGAATTCGTTTCGTCCCGAAGGAATGGATCCACAGTACGCGAAGTTTCTGCAGTTGACGGCCCATCGTGCGGTCGCAGGTGCAGATGATGCTCCACGGCCCGCCGCAAAACGCAGTGCCAATGGTCAAGTCGCCGCAGATCCGAATCCGCAGCAGTACCGGCTCGCGGCGCGAGCGAGTGAATTGGACGACCGAGTCAAGGCACATCCCAAGATCGACTTTTTGATCGAAAAGGGCGGCAAGCCTCAAGATGTTCAAAATGCGTCGGTGGATACTAGAGTCCCGTCACAGGGCAAACTGGTGATCTGGTTGATGGGTCACAACACGGCTTTGTTCGATCGATTGAACAGCTATGGACTGCATGCGATCCAAGTCAGCTATGCGAAGCAGTGGTTCGGAAAACTCTGCCGCCCTACCCCTCGCGACGCTTACGCGCGTGGAAACATTCGCCTAGAAGCTGCCACCGGACTCGATTTCAGTGACGAACTGGATCTGACAGTGCCAGACGGTGCAGCGGAGCGGACTCGCCAGATGATCCGTTGGCTTGCAAGCGAAAACCCACAGGGGCAATGGTCGCAATTTCTTAGCGACGATGGAAAACGAGTCCGCTGGGACAAAGTGATCGTATCGGGCAGTTCGCACGGCAGCACGACCGCTGCTCGCTTTGCCAAACATCAGCGTGTCGATCGCGTCGTGATGCTATGCGGTCCCCGTGACCAAGATCAGGATTGGCAGTCATTGCCATCAGCGACACCTGCCAATCGATTCTTCGGTTTCAGCCATGTGCTCGATGGCGGTTGGTCGGGAGATCACTATTGCCGGTCCTGGGAAATGCTCGGAATGCATGCGTTCGGACCGATCGTGAACGTCGACGACACCGACCCTCCCTACAGCAATACGCGGCGACTGATTTCGGCGGCGGATGTCGGTGGCGATGCCGGCAAGGCTCACTCTTCCGTCGTGCCGGGCAGGGCATCCCCCAAGAATAAGAAAGGGGAGTTTCTGTTCGAACCGGTGTGGCGATATCTGTACACACATTCGGTCGACGAAGTTGGTGCACCAACCCCCGAAGACAGTGATTGCCTGCGCGAACACGTCAAGTACTAACGCTGTGTCAGTCCGGAAGTGCCGGTGCACGACCTGCGCCGCCGCGTGACCCCGCACCGCCCCAACCCGTAGCGCAAGTCGCCAAGACTTTCGGCCCACCCCAGGCTGAGCCGTTTGGGCGATCGCCCCAACTCGTAGCGCAAGTCGCCAAGACTTTCGGCTCACCCCACGCTGAGCCGTTTGGGCGATAGCCCCAACTCGTAGCGCAAGTCGCCAAGACTTTCGGCCCACCCCACGCTGAGCCGTTTGGGCGATCGCCCCAACTCGTAGCGCAAGTCGCCAAGACTTTCGGCTCACCCCACGCTGAGCCGTTTGGGCGATCGCCCCAACTCGTAGCGCAAGTCGCCAAGACTTTCGGCCCACCCCACGCTGAGCCGTTTGGGCGATAGCCCCTACTCGTAGCGCAAGTCGCCAAGACTTTCGGCCCACCCCACGCTGAGCCGTTTGGGCGATAGCCCCAACCCGTAGCGCAAGTCGCCAAGACTTTCGGCCCACCCCAGGCTGAGCCGTTTGGGCGATCGCCCCAACTCGTAGCGCAAGTCGCCAAGACTTTCGGCCCACCCCACGCTGAGCCGTTTGGGCGATCGCCCCAACTCGTAGCGCAAGTCGCCAAGACTTTCGGCCCACCCCACCCGAATTTCCGTATGGACCGGCGGACCGCAGATCGTCACGGCCTGTCGATCAAACCCCGTTTCGAATCTGAACGTGAGCCGTTTGGGCGATAGCCCCGGTTCTTGGGCGACGAAACCGAGGCTATCGCCTAACGGCTCATTCATCGAAAAACCGCCAACCGTTCCGCCCTTCACTCCAACGGCTATTGGAGATTCCGATTCGCCCGGCTTGATTCTTCCCAATTCGTTGATCACTCGCAACGCATCCAATGCCGTCACATTCTGGTCGCCGTTTTGGTCGTAGTACACGCCCGGCCATGACGTGACGCCTAACGGGTCGTCCAGCAGACCGTCGTCCGAATTTCGTGACGACCCGAGTTCATTGATGATCACCAACGCGTCCAGGGCCGACAGATTTCCATCGTTGTTGATATCGCTGGGCCGCAAAGAGTTCTGCCAAGGTCGCTGGAAATTCAGGGTCAGTTCGGCTGACGAATTTTCGTTCTCGGTCGGGGAAGCAATCTGCCGTGCGGCGCCCGACGAAGTGCTGAGCGATGTCAGTCGCCACTGCGAAAAATCGACAACCGATAGCGTGTCGTTCTGGTCACCCACAATTTCCAGTGATCCCAGGATTCGATCGGATCCGAATTCGGCTGACCCGATTTGAAACAGGTCCGCCCCGCCCTGCCCCGACGCCGTGATCCGCACACCGACCGGCAGATCCAAAATTTCGATGATGTCGTCGCCGTCCGCGGTGCTGACCTGCCACTCGGCGGCGCGGGTTGCGCTGTCTAGTGCGCTGATCGAAACCGTTTGGCGGGTGCCGATTGCAGAGATCCCAAACGAATGGCTGGGCGATGCCGTGGTGATCGTGAAACCGCTGGACAAGACGATTTGATTGACACCGTCCGCTGGGACTGCATCGTCTTGAACGCCTATGACTGCGTCGTCAATGTCGAACTGCCACTGGCGTCCATTGGCGCTAGACGTATCGACGATTTCGCTGACACCGGTGAACGATAGGTTGGTCGATGGCGGGTCGCTCTGGTTCGCTAGACCAAACGTTGCCTGGATCACGCCGGTTTGGTCGTCCAAGCTGGCATCGATCTCGTTGATATCCGAGCCGACAAGATGAAGGATGCCGCCATGAACTTCCGTCGATTCAAATCCATTGAACCGGACGGGCACGTCGATCGGGCCACCATCAAAGTCAATGGTCAATGTGTTGGCGTCCAGCGATCCCGTGATCAGTATGTCGGTCACCTGGCCAATGTCAATCGAATCGATCACGTCGTCGGTGTCCGAGTTGCGAATCACCCAATTGCCCCCCGCGCGTGCCAGGGTGATTCGAGCGGCGCTGGATGCAATGGCCCATTGGGCCGGTTGGACGACAGTGGATGTGAACGAAATAACGATCCGCTGATTGTCGTCTGCATCTTCTGAACCGTCGCCGGTTGGGCCACTGACTTGGACATCGATTTCGACGTTGCCCTGGTAGGCGTCCGGGACAGTGACGGTCAGTTCGCCAGTGGCGGCATCGATCGAGGCTAGGACGTCCGACGGCGACCCGACGACGCTGGCCGAGTAGACCACGGGATCGTTTTCGATATCGACGCTGGCCAACTGGATCGTCATCGGTACGCCACTGGTTCCGGACAACGGTTGCGGGATCGGCAACAGGAACGGTGGGCTGTTGACTGTGTCCGCGATGACCGTGACTTCGACGGTTTCAGAGTATTCGTTCCCGTCCTGATCGGTCACGGTGAATGTGACCGATGTCGTGCCGGTCTGCAGCCCCGTCGGCCTTAACATCACGACGGCGTTTTCGGTATCGTCGAAGACCTCCATCATGTCGATTCGAACGTCGAATATCGGGCGGTTCTGGACTCCATTGTTGACGGCGGTCTCGCTGATGGATTCACGGACGTCGAACCCTTCGACCAATTGGCCGAAGACCGAGTGATTGAAATCTAAGAAGCGAGTGGGAGTTTCGGTGATGAAGAACTGAGAGTCGTTGGTGTCATCGTCGCGTTTGGCGAACGACAAGACGCCTTCGCGGTTGTGTTGCAGTTCAGGGTGAAAGTCGTCGTCGAAATCGGGAAGAGACGATCCGCCGGCTCCGGTGCCGGTGGGGTCGCCTGCTTGGATCACAAAGTCATCGACAACACGGTGGAAAGAAATCCCGTCATAGAATCCCTCTTGCGCAAGCTGAATCACTCGACCCGACGCGGTCGGTGCACGCTGTTCGAACAACTCGAACACCATGTCGCCGTAGCCTTCCATGTCGAAACGGATCGATCGATTTCCGCTCGGCACCGTTGCATCGATCAGGCTGGGATCGGCAACCGATACGGTGACCGTCAGCGGGCCGCCATCCGGGTCGAAAGCGTCGATGGGAACATGCAGCGGGCTGCCGGTTTGGACGACCAGGTTCCCGATCGCTTCGAATGTCGGGAGGTCGT
Protein-coding regions in this window:
- a CDS encoding BPSS1187 family protein — translated: MIISRLRPTAIAFVFLASQSLLSLCGISHCESATAADDNGRSGASKAPASDPSPSPVRVLAVGNSFTQNATRFLEPLAAASGHDLSVHRLTIGGSSLQQHAAKAKAFSVDQSDPQGLYRSGASLQETLQSEDFDFVTIQQVSFKSHDIGTYRPHANELADVIRRYSPASQLLVHQTWAYRSDDPRFSGKSPKAGEPSDQAEMYHGLTNAYRTITQELGAKRIPVGDAFFLADTDENFGYREPADFQPKSLVSPALPDATHSLHVGWNWGTADGKPQLRMDGHHANTAGEYLGACVWYECVLGVSSVGNSFRPEGMDPQYAKFLQLTAHRAVAGADDAPRPAAKRSANGQVAADPNPQQYRLAARASELDDRVKAHPKIDFLIEKGGKPQDVQNASVDTRVPSQGKLVIWLMGHNTALFDRLNSYGLHAIQVSYAKQWFGKLCRPTPRDAYARGNIRLEAATGLDFSDELDLTVPDGAAERTRQMIRWLASENPQGQWSQFLSDDGKRVRWDKVIVSGSSHGSTTAARFAKHQRVDRVVMLCGPRDQDQDWQSLPSATPANRFFGFSHVLDGGWSGDHYCRSWEMLGMHAFGPIVNVDDTDPPYSNTRRLISAADVGGDAGKAHSSVVPGRASPKNKKGEFLFEPVWRYLYTHSVDEVGAPTPEDSDCLREHVKY
- a CDS encoding peptidylprolyl isomerase, giving the protein MLTAGLDSAAVLPVAPITQVPSLAAGIAPLQAHSATSPTSDHPEVAWPMQASAAHDSAEGELPVDLVQFAKDLRDAGAILFGAAWCAPCTQQQQAFGDGGNDLNYVDVSTPQRTLNEIGLAEGITSIPTWKFTDGTELVGPQTLETLATAAGIPIPQNDLPTFEAIGNLVVQTGSPLHVPIDAFDPDGGPLTVTVSVADPSLIDATVPSGNRSIRFDMEGYGDMVFELFEQRAPTASGRVIQLAQEGFYDGISFHRVVDDFVIQAGDPTGTGAGGSSLPDFDDDFHPELQHNREGVLSFAKRDDDTNDSQFFITETPTRFLDFNHSVFGQLVEGFDVRESISETAVNNGVQNRPIFDVRIDMMEVFDDTENAVVMLRPTGLQTGTTSVTFTVTDQDGNEYSETVEVTVIADTVNSPPFLLPIPQPLSGTSGVPMTIQLASVDIENDPVVYSASVVGSPSDVLASIDAATGELTVTVPDAYQGNVEIDVQVSGPTGDGSEDADDNQRIVISFTSTVVQPAQWAIASSAARITLARAGGNWVIRNSDTDDVIDSIDIGQVTDILITGSLDANTLTIDFDGGPIDVPVRFNGFESTEVHGGILHLVGSDINEIDASLDDQTGVIQATFGLANQSDPPSTNLSFTGVSEIVDTSSANGRQWQFDIDDAVIGVQDDAVPADGVNQIVLSSGFTITTASPSHSFGISAIGTRQTVSISALDSATRAAEWQVSTADGDDIIEILDLPVGVRITASGQGGADLFQIGSAEFGSDRILGSLEIVGDQNDTLSVVDFSQWRLTSLSTSSGAARQIASPTENENSSAELTLNFQRPWQNSLRPSDINNDGNLSALDALVIINELGSSRNSDDGLLDDPLGVTSWPGVYYDQNGDQNVTALDALRVINELGRIKPGESESPIAVGVKGGTVGGFSMNEPLGDSLGFVAQEPGLSPKRLTFRFETGFDRQAVTICGPPVHTEIRVGWAESLGDLRYELGRSPKRLSVGWAESLGDLRYELGRSPKRLSLGWAESLGDLRYGLGLSPKRLSVGWAESLGDLRYE